In Spinacia oleracea cultivar Varoflay chromosome 5, BTI_SOV_V1, whole genome shotgun sequence, a single window of DNA contains:
- the LOC130461795 gene encoding uncharacterized protein, with protein sequence MSLDKLLNWKVVATETCLLCGLSGESVEHMFFQCHVSAQLWHKVLNFLHFDREATGFTAKLTWMIKSSKRGVGRHKLLIMFFAESIYSLWLNRDDKLFNHHCKAPDLFRETLFRAVARASNELSNMLID encoded by the coding sequence ATGTCATTGGATAAACTGCTCAACTGGAAGGTAGTAGCTACTGAAACATGCCTTCTTTGTGGGTTATCTGGTGAATCTGTGGAACACATGTTCTTTCAATGCCATGTATCTGCACAACTATGGCATAAAGTCTTAAATTTCCTGCACTTTGATAGAGAAGCTACTGGGTTTACTGCTAAACTGACTTGGATGATTAAAAGTAGTAAAAGGGGAGTTGGAAGGCACAAGCTGTTGATCATGTTCTTTGCTGAAAGCATTTATTCTTTGTGGCTAAATAGGGATGATAAGTTGTTTAATCATCATTGTAAAGCCCCTGATCTGTTTAGGGAAACTCTTTTTAGAGCTGTAGCTAGAGCTTCTAATGAGCTTAGTAATATGTTGATTGATTGA